Proteins encoded within one genomic window of Formosa agariphila KMM 3901:
- the metG gene encoding methionine--tRNA ligase has protein sequence MRTFVPLKQKRNMSKRYTITAALPYTNGPIHIGHLAGVYVPADIYARYLRLTGNDVLFICGSDEHGVPITIKAKKEGVTPQDIVDKYHAIIKTSFEDFGVSFDNYSRTSAKIHHDTASEFFTTLYDKGEFTEEITEQLYDEEANQFLADRFVTGTCPKCGNEEAYGDQCEKCGSSLNATDLINPKSAITGNVPTLKQTKHWFLPLDKHEDFLKEWILKGHKKDWKPNVYGQVKSWIDDGLRPRAVTRDLDWGIPVPVEGADGKVLYVWFDAPIGYISSTKEWAAREGKDWEPYWKDEDTTLVHFIGKDNIVFHCIIFPAMLKAEGSYILPENVPANEFLNLEGNKLSTSKNWAVWLPEYLEDFPGQQDVLRYALTANAPETKDNDFTWKDFQARNNNELVAIFGNFINRVVVLTNKYYNGVIPTPGEFSQVDEETLAALKAYPSVISSSIERYRFREGSQELMNLARLGNKYLADEEPWKMIKVDEARTQTIMFVALQIASGLATLCEPYLPFTSAKLKGILNISDENTWDSIATKEVLLPANHQIGKAELLFAKIEDDTIQKQLDKLIASKKANEAANKVTEPQKDTITFDDFSKLDLRVGTILEAEKMPKAKKLLVLKVDTGLDVRTIVSGIAESFTPEEVIGKRVTVLVNLAPRALRGVDSEGMILMTETAEGKLVFVNPDEKGVTNGLQIS, from the coding sequence ATGCGTACTTTTGTGCCTTTAAAACAAAAACGAAACATGTCTAAAAGATATACCATTACAGCAGCGTTGCCTTACACCAACGGACCAATACACATTGGCCATTTAGCCGGTGTTTATGTACCTGCCGATATTTACGCTCGATATTTACGATTAACAGGAAACGACGTTCTTTTTATTTGTGGAAGTGACGAACATGGTGTTCCAATCACTATTAAAGCGAAAAAAGAAGGTGTAACCCCTCAGGATATTGTAGATAAATATCATGCGATTATAAAAACATCGTTCGAAGATTTTGGTGTCTCTTTCGATAATTACTCTCGAACTTCAGCTAAAATTCATCACGATACCGCTTCAGAATTCTTTACTACCTTATATGATAAAGGTGAATTTACCGAAGAAATCACCGAGCAGTTATACGACGAAGAAGCGAATCAGTTTCTAGCAGACCGTTTTGTTACGGGTACTTGCCCAAAATGTGGCAACGAAGAAGCGTATGGCGATCAATGCGAAAAATGTGGAAGCAGCTTAAATGCAACAGATTTGATTAATCCGAAATCGGCTATTACAGGAAATGTACCGACTTTAAAACAAACGAAGCACTGGTTTTTACCTTTAGATAAGCACGAAGACTTTTTAAAAGAATGGATTTTAAAAGGTCATAAAAAAGATTGGAAACCTAATGTTTACGGTCAAGTAAAATCTTGGATCGACGATGGTTTACGTCCGCGTGCCGTAACTCGTGATTTAGATTGGGGTATTCCTGTTCCTGTAGAAGGTGCCGATGGAAAAGTACTTTACGTTTGGTTCGATGCTCCGATTGGATACATATCTTCAACCAAAGAATGGGCCGCTCGCGAGGGCAAAGATTGGGAACCGTATTGGAAAGATGAAGACACTACTTTAGTGCATTTTATTGGTAAAGATAATATTGTGTTTCACTGTATTATTTTCCCTGCAATGTTAAAAGCTGAAGGCTCATATATTCTTCCAGAAAATGTACCAGCAAACGAATTTTTAAACTTAGAGGGTAATAAATTATCGACTTCTAAAAACTGGGCCGTTTGGTTACCAGAGTATTTAGAAGATTTCCCTGGGCAGCAAGATGTGTTGCGTTATGCGTTAACAGCAAATGCTCCAGAAACTAAAGATAACGACTTTACATGGAAAGATTTCCAAGCTAGAAATAACAATGAATTGGTTGCTATTTTTGGAAATTTTATTAACCGCGTAGTTGTTTTAACTAATAAATATTACAACGGTGTGATTCCAACACCAGGCGAATTCTCTCAAGTAGACGAAGAAACATTAGCCGCGTTAAAAGCATATCCTTCTGTAATTTCAAGTTCTATAGAACGTTACAGATTCCGTGAAGGAAGTCAGGAATTAATGAATTTAGCTCGACTTGGAAACAAATATTTAGCCGACGAAGAGCCTTGGAAAATGATAAAGGTAGACGAAGCTCGTACACAAACCATTATGTTCGTTGCGCTTCAAATTGCTTCAGGATTAGCAACACTTTGCGAACCGTATTTACCATTTACTTCAGCTAAATTAAAGGGGATTTTAAATATTTCAGATGAAAATACTTGGGATAGTATTGCTACTAAAGAGGTATTACTTCCTGCTAATCATCAAATTGGAAAAGCTGAATTATTATTTGCTAAAATTGAAGACGACACCATACAGAAACAATTAGATAAATTAATCGCAAGTAAAAAAGCTAACGAAGCGGCAAACAAAGTCACTGAACCTCAAAAAGATACTATTACATTCGATGACTTCTCTAAATTAGATTTACGCGTTGGCACGATTTTAGAAGCAGAGAAAATGCCGAAAGCTAAAAAACTACTGGTTTTAAAAGTTGATACCGGTTTAGACGTAAGAACAATTGTTTCTGGAATTGCTGAAAGTTTTACCCCAGAAGAAGTTATTGGAAAACGTGTGACTGTATTGGTAAACTTAGCACCAAGAGCACTACGTGGTGTGGATAGTGAAGGTATGATTTTAATGACTGAAACTGCCGAAGGCAAATTAGTATTTGTTAATCCAGATGAAAAAGGAGTAACTAACGGATTACAAATTAGCTAG
- a CDS encoding S66 peptidase family protein, whose translation MSNIRVFLVLSFIIFSLNISPVMAQKSISQSLVKSPKTYIKPPFLKAGDTVAIVAPSGVLKNRYDELERSKELLESWGLHTVVGENVFAQNGHFAGTDKQRASDFQIALDDPKIKAIWCARGGYGTVRMIDLLDYSKFKLNPKWVIGYSDITAIHNQIHNLGYESMHAMMCVSLPQNLSDIPETISTFKDAIFGKPLSYTLKGSSYNKPGMVTAPMAGGNLTLLHTMLGSETSIDTSGEILFIEEIGEYAYHIDRMLQSLKRAGYFEHCKGIVVGDMSKVRKNTTEFGRTIDEIILDVVAEYDFPVAFNMPAGHEKDNRALIFGSTVTLKVEKSGSTLVFKE comes from the coding sequence ATGTCGAATATCAGAGTATTTTTAGTCTTATCTTTTATTATTTTCAGTTTAAATATTAGTCCTGTAATGGCTCAAAAATCTATAAGTCAATCCTTAGTGAAATCTCCTAAAACATATATTAAACCACCATTTTTAAAAGCTGGTGATACTGTAGCTATTGTTGCGCCTTCGGGAGTCTTAAAAAACAGGTACGACGAATTGGAACGTTCTAAAGAATTATTAGAAAGTTGGGGTTTGCATACTGTGGTAGGTGAAAATGTATTTGCACAAAACGGACATTTTGCAGGTACCGATAAACAACGTGCTTCAGATTTTCAAATCGCTTTAGATGATCCTAAAATTAAAGCCATTTGGTGTGCACGAGGTGGTTACGGTACGGTTAGAATGATTGATTTGTTAGATTATTCGAAATTTAAATTAAATCCGAAATGGGTAATTGGGTATTCCGATATTACAGCAATTCATAATCAGATTCATAATTTAGGTTACGAATCTATGCATGCCATGATGTGCGTGAGTTTACCTCAAAATTTATCGGATATTCCTGAAACCATCTCGACATTTAAAGATGCAATTTTCGGAAAACCATTGTCTTATACTTTAAAAGGGTCAAGTTATAATAAACCTGGGATGGTTACTGCTCCAATGGCTGGAGGTAATTTAACATTATTGCATACGATGCTTGGTTCAGAAACGAGTATTGATACGTCTGGAGAAATACTCTTTATTGAAGAAATTGGAGAATATGCCTACCATATAGATCGCATGTTACAAAGTTTAAAACGTGCTGGATATTTTGAACATTGTAAGGGAATTGTTGTTGGAGATATGAGTAAAGTGCGAAAAAACACGACCGAATTCGGACGAACAATTGATGAAATTATTCTTGATGTGGTTGCCGAATATGATTTTCCTGTAGCGTTTAATATGCCTGCTGGACATGAAAAAGATAACCGTGCTTTAATTTTTGGAAGTACAGTAACATTAAAAGTCGAAAAAAGTGGATCGACTTTAGTGTTTAAGGAATAG
- a CDS encoding dipeptidyl-peptidase 5, with the protein MKKIILILLVLITSNSSIAQQVMNPELLWSVKRIGVIGISEDASQIFYSVKIPNIENNNFDTTYYKLPINGGTAVKIEKDDVAVLDKNISADGAFKLFHKAEHLEDVKAKDIYKNLDKADAYVFTDLDNRHWDTWSDGTYEHVFYKKVDTDDDTAIDIMPNEPYYSPQRPFGGDEDYIWAPDSKSIYYVSKKLKGKAYATSTNTDIYKYDIATKTTTNITEGNKGYDTNPAFAKTGGLAWLQMKTDGYESDKNDIIVLEHGVKQNLTQQWDGTVNSFTWSNDGSRLYFTAAVDGTIQLFTVNYPGKKRIAPRVQQLSEGEFDIRGIVAELDDKLIVTRGDMNHASEIYEFQLKDKSFKQLSTVNDDFYNSLDLPKVEKRYVTTTDNKQMLVWVILPPNFDATKKYPTLLYAQGGPQSPLSQFYSYRWNFQLMASQGYIIVAPNRRGMPGHGVAWNEAISKDWGGQVMDDYLSAIDDVAKESYVDNDRLGAIGASYGGYSVFYLAGIHNKRFKSFIAHDGVFDTRSMAGTTEELFFVNHDFGGNYWDKSNTTAQKAFNEFNPVTHVDKWDTPILIIQGGKDYRVPIEQGLAAFQAAQMRDIKSKLLYLPEENHWVLQPQNALVWQHEFFKWLKETL; encoded by the coding sequence ATGAAAAAAATAATTTTAATCTTATTAGTCTTGATTACAAGTAACTCATCAATTGCTCAGCAAGTCATGAACCCTGAATTACTGTGGAGCGTAAAACGTATTGGCGTTATAGGAATTTCTGAAGATGCCTCTCAAATTTTTTATAGTGTAAAAATTCCGAATATCGAAAACAATAATTTCGACACTACATATTATAAATTACCAATTAACGGCGGAACTGCAGTTAAAATTGAAAAAGATGATGTGGCTGTTTTAGATAAAAATATCTCGGCAGATGGTGCTTTTAAATTATTTCATAAGGCCGAGCATTTAGAAGATGTAAAAGCTAAAGATATATACAAAAATCTAGATAAAGCTGATGCTTATGTATTTACAGATTTAGACAATCGCCATTGGGATACTTGGAGCGATGGGACTTACGAACATGTATTTTATAAGAAAGTAGATACCGATGATGACACCGCAATCGACATTATGCCTAACGAACCTTATTATTCTCCACAACGTCCATTTGGTGGCGACGAAGATTATATCTGGGCACCAGACAGCAAAAGCATTTACTACGTTAGTAAAAAATTAAAAGGAAAAGCATACGCGACAAGTACCAATACCGATATTTACAAATACGATATTGCAACTAAAACCACAACAAATATTACTGAAGGAAACAAGGGATACGACACCAATCCTGCATTTGCAAAAACAGGAGGTTTAGCCTGGTTGCAAATGAAAACCGATGGTTACGAAAGCGACAAAAACGATATTATTGTTTTAGAACATGGCGTTAAACAAAATTTAACGCAACAATGGGACGGTACTGTAAATAGTTTTACTTGGAGTAACGATGGCTCTAGATTATATTTTACAGCTGCAGTAGATGGAACGATTCAGTTATTTACAGTGAATTATCCAGGTAAAAAACGAATTGCTCCACGAGTACAACAATTATCTGAAGGTGAATTTGATATCCGTGGCATTGTTGCCGAACTAGATGACAAACTTATTGTAACGCGTGGCGATATGAATCACGCTAGTGAAATTTATGAATTTCAGTTAAAAGACAAATCTTTTAAACAATTATCTACCGTAAACGATGATTTTTACAACAGTTTAGATTTACCGAAAGTTGAAAAACGTTACGTTACAACTACCGATAATAAGCAAATGTTAGTTTGGGTAATTTTACCTCCAAATTTCGATGCGACTAAAAAATATCCAACATTATTATACGCTCAAGGCGGACCACAATCTCCATTATCACAATTTTACTCGTACCGTTGGAATTTCCAACTTATGGCGTCTCAAGGCTATATTATTGTAGCGCCTAACCGAAGAGGAATGCCAGGACACGGTGTAGCATGGAACGAAGCCATTAGTAAAGATTGGGGTGGACAAGTTATGGACGATTACCTTTCGGCTATAGACGATGTTGCCAAAGAATCGTATGTAGATAATGATAGACTTGGCGCTATTGGTGCAAGTTATGGTGGCTATTCGGTGTTTTATTTAGCCGGAATTCACAACAAACGCTTTAAATCTTTTATCGCTCACGACGGTGTTTTCGACACACGATCAATGGCAGGAACTACAGAAGAATTATTCTTTGTAAACCATGATTTTGGTGGAAACTATTGGGACAAATCAAACACAACAGCTCAAAAAGCATTTAACGAATTTAACCCAGTAACGCATGTAGATAAATGGGACACGCCTATTTTAATTATCCAAGGTGGTAAAGATTACCGTGTACCAATCGAACAAGGTTTAGCAGCATTTCAAGCGGCGCAAATGAGAGATATTAAGAGTAAATTATTGTATTTGCCAGAAGAAAACCATTGGGTGTTACAACCTCAGAATGCTTTAGTTTGGCAACATGAGTTTTTTAAATGGCTAAAAGAAACACTATAA
- a CDS encoding YraN family protein: protein MADHNRLGTLGEEEAVHYLLKKGYHILERNYRYQRAEVDILAMKENILAVVEVKTRSTSVFGNPQDFVKPKQIQRLVTAVDAYVTSNNLDVDVRFDIIAIINSKDGLKIEHLEDAFYHF from the coding sequence ATGGCAGACCACAATAGATTAGGAACGTTAGGCGAGGAAGAAGCTGTACATTATTTGTTGAAAAAAGGGTATCACATTTTAGAGCGTAATTACCGCTACCAAAGAGCTGAGGTTGATATCTTGGCGATGAAGGAAAATATACTTGCTGTAGTTGAGGTTAAAACCCGATCAACGTCTGTGTTCGGAAATCCACAAGATTTTGTGAAACCAAAACAGATTCAGCGCTTGGTTACTGCAGTAGATGCTTATGTAACGTCGAACAACTTAGATGTTGATGTACGTTTCGATATTATAGCCATTATAAACTCGAAAGATGGATTGAAAATTGAACATTTAGAAGATGCTTTTTATCATTTTTAA
- a CDS encoding D-2-hydroxyacid dehydrogenase, whose protein sequence is MKLVVLDGYTLNPGDLSWDALKALTDVTIYDRTDTDTDAIVKAIGDAEAVITNKVPIQKAVLDQLPQLKYIGVTATGYNIIDIEAAKNQDVTVTNVPAYSTASVAQFTMALLLELCHHVGDHSTAVHSGQWQNSKDFTFWNSPLIELEGKTMGIIGFGQIGKATAALAQAFGLNILVFNRTVYPEYETETCRFVELNELLKTSDVVSLHCPMTDDTAGLIDAETISKMKSSAFIINTSRGGLVVEADLAEALNSDKIAGAAVDVVSAEPIAKDNPLLGAKNCIITPHIAWAPLEARTRCMQIAVNNVEAFLKGELVNVVS, encoded by the coding sequence ATGAAACTTGTTGTATTAGACGGATATACGTTAAACCCTGGCGATTTAAGTTGGGATGCATTAAAAGCCTTAACAGATGTAACGATTTACGACCGCACAGACACAGATACAGACGCGATAGTTAAAGCCATAGGAGATGCCGAGGCTGTAATTACTAACAAAGTACCAATACAAAAGGCGGTTCTTGATCAATTACCTCAATTAAAATATATTGGTGTTACTGCCACAGGTTATAATATTATAGATATAGAAGCAGCCAAAAACCAGGACGTAACAGTTACTAATGTTCCTGCGTATAGCACAGCTTCTGTTGCACAATTTACTATGGCTTTATTGTTAGAGCTTTGTCATCATGTGGGAGACCACAGTACCGCTGTGCATTCCGGACAGTGGCAAAACTCTAAAGATTTTACATTTTGGAATAGTCCGTTAATTGAATTAGAAGGAAAAACTATGGGTATCATCGGATTTGGGCAAATTGGAAAAGCAACTGCCGCTTTAGCTCAGGCTTTTGGCTTAAATATCCTGGTTTTTAACAGAACTGTTTATCCGGAATACGAAACAGAAACCTGTCGGTTTGTTGAATTAAATGAATTATTGAAAACCTCCGATGTTGTTAGTTTACATTGCCCTATGACGGATGATACAGCTGGACTTATTGATGCTGAAACAATTTCTAAAATGAAATCGAGTGCATTTATCATTAACACATCTCGTGGCGGATTGGTTGTGGAAGCAGATTTAGCTGAAGCTTTAAATTCTGATAAAATTGCTGGTGCAGCAGTAGATGTTGTTTCTGCCGAACCTATTGCAAAAGATAATCCGCTTTTAGGAGCTAAAAACTGTATTATTACTCCACATATTGCTTGGGCTCCTCTTGAAGCACGAACACGATGTATGCAGATTGCTGTAAATAATGTTGAAGCCTTTTTAAAAGGCGAATTGGTAAATGTTGTGTCTTAA
- a CDS encoding TlpA disulfide reductase family protein, whose protein sequence is MKNLLIAFFLLPTLLLAQHKISGTFSPADQFKAAILYKLEPSNSLYIDNADIVNGHFELNLDASLKPGMYQLVYALPQDQYNFNFIYNNEDIVFKYDLEHGATYNLSKENKLLSNYRREMLAAKNKINTFYGKSNQDKAEYAECISELKAIQDKAEADSKGMLAYEFIKAEKPYIPTSYEDAQTYFNNYKSKYFDSINFSNPTLQNSDLLIDSALKYIFIFVDKRNENASYKRNIDDVVRVTSKEKMIQKSILEVSWNQFKNRNNEEVANYIASEYLEQLLDPVKDELLISDMKAFQNTAIGAVAPDFSWPSKLGSTKLSQLKGKDYYIVTFWSSTCSHCLTELPVLKSYMSDKNNIQVLAIGLEDERPNWEKTIADYPEFTQIYGYGKWENPIPIAYGVAGTPSFFVLDKDKKIIAKPDDVEELISFLKTKK, encoded by the coding sequence ATGAAAAATTTATTAATTGCCTTTTTTTTACTTCCAACGTTACTGTTGGCCCAACATAAAATATCGGGAACATTTTCACCCGCAGACCAATTTAAAGCTGCTATTTTGTACAAACTGGAGCCATCGAACAGCTTGTATATAGACAATGCAGATATTGTTAATGGTCATTTCGAATTAAATCTAGACGCATCATTAAAGCCAGGCATGTATCAATTAGTATATGCTTTACCACAAGACCAATACAACTTTAATTTTATTTACAATAACGAAGATATTGTATTTAAATACGACCTAGAACATGGAGCAACTTACAATCTTTCGAAGGAAAACAAACTGCTAAGCAATTACAGACGTGAGATGCTTGCAGCTAAAAATAAAATCAATACGTTTTATGGCAAATCTAACCAAGATAAAGCGGAATATGCAGAATGTATTTCTGAATTAAAAGCGATTCAAGATAAAGCCGAAGCAGATTCTAAAGGAATGTTAGCATATGAGTTTATTAAAGCTGAGAAACCATATATTCCAACCTCTTATGAAGATGCTCAAACATATTTCAACAATTATAAATCAAAGTATTTTGACTCCATCAATTTTAGTAATCCAACATTACAAAATTCTGATCTCTTAATAGATTCTGCTTTAAAATACATCTTCATTTTTGTTGATAAACGCAATGAAAACGCATCGTACAAAAGAAATATAGATGATGTTGTTCGTGTTACATCAAAAGAAAAGATGATTCAAAAATCCATTTTGGAAGTGTCATGGAATCAATTTAAAAACCGCAACAATGAAGAGGTTGCTAATTATATTGCTTCAGAATATTTAGAACAATTGCTAGACCCTGTAAAGGATGAGTTGTTAATATCAGATATGAAAGCATTTCAAAATACTGCAATTGGCGCTGTAGCTCCAGATTTCTCTTGGCCTTCTAAACTTGGTAGCACAAAACTTAGCCAGCTTAAAGGAAAGGATTATTATATAGTTACATTTTGGAGCAGCACGTGTTCGCACTGTTTAACAGAACTTCCTGTATTGAAATCGTATATGAGTGACAAAAACAACATACAAGTGCTAGCAATTGGACTGGAAGACGAACGCCCAAATTGGGAAAAAACAATAGCAGATTACCCAGAATTTACTCAGATTTACGGGTATGGGAAATGGGAAAATCCAATTCCAATTGCTTACGGTGTTGCAGGAACACCTTCGTTTTTTGTGTTAGATAAAGACAAAAAAATAATAGCGAAACCAGACGATGTTGAAGAATTGATTTCGTTTTTAAAAACTAAAAAATAA